The genomic window cttccagtacctactgcaacctacatccttctgaatctgcttagtgtattcatctcttggtctccctctacgatttttaccctccacgctgccctccaattggtgatcctttgatgcctcagaacatgttctaccaaccgatcccttctcctagtcaagttgtgccacaaacttctcttctccccaatcgtattcaatacttcctcattagttatgtgatctacccatctaatcttcagcattattgtgtagccccacatttcaaaagcttcaattctcttcttgtccaaactatttatcgtccatgttccacacaaatactttcagaaacgacttcccgacacttaaatctatactcgatgttaacaaatttctcttcttcagaaatgctttccttgccattgccagtctacattttatatcctctctacttcgaccatcatcagttatcttgctccccaaataataaaactcctttactactttaagtgtctcattccctaatctaattccctcagcatcacccgacttaatttgactacattccattatcctcgttttgcttttattgatgttcatctattatcctcctttcaagacactgtccattccgttcaactgctcttccaggtcctttgctgtctctgacagaattgcaatgtaatcagcgaacctcaacgtttttatttcttctccatggattttaatacctactccgaattttgcttttgtttccttcactgcttgctcaatgtacagattgaacaacatcggggagaggctacaaccctgtcttactcccttcccaacaactgcttccctttcatgcccctcgactcttataactgccatctggtttctgtacaaattgtaaatagcttttcactccctgtattttacccctgccaccttcagaatttgaaatagagtattccagtcaacattgtcaaacgctttctccaagtctacaaatgctagaaatgtaggtttgcctttccttaatctagcttctaagataagtcgtagggtcagtattgcctcacgtgttctaatatttctacggaatccaaactgatcttccccgaggtcggcttctatcagtttttccattcgtctgtaaagaattcgcgttagtattttgcagccgtgacttattaaactgatagatcagtaattttcacatctgtcaacacctgctttctttgggattggaattattatattcttcttgaagtctgaaggtattacgcctgtctcatacatcttgctcaccagatggtagagttttgtcaggactggctctcccaaggctgtcagtagttctaatggaatgttgtctactcccggggccttgttccgacttaggtctttcagtgctctgccaaactcttcatgcagtattgtatctccaatttcatcttcatctacatccttttccatttccataacattgtcttcaagaacatcgcccctctatagaccctctatatactccttccacctttctgctttcccttctttgcttagaactgggtttccatcaaagctcttgatattcatgcaagtggttctcttatcttcaaaggtctctataattttcacgtaggcagtatctatcttacccctagtgagataagcctctacatccttacatttgttctctagccatccctgcttagccattttgcacttcctgtcgatctcatttttgagacgtttgtattcctttttgcctgcttcatttactgcatttttatattttctcctttcatcaattaaattctttatttcttctgttacacttacctacttgatcctctgctgccttcactacttcatccctcaaagctacccattcttcttctactgtatttctttcccccattcttgtcaattgttcccttatgctctccctgaaactctgtacaacctctggttctttcagagtatccaggtctcatctccttaaattcccacctttttgcagtttcttcagttttaatttacagtttataaccaatagattgtggtcagagtccacatctgcccctggaaatatcttacaatttaaaacctggttcctaaatctttgtcttaccattgtataatctatctgaaacctgtcagtatctccaggctttttccatgtgtacaaccttcttttatgattcttgaaccaagtgttagctatgattaagttgtgctctgtgcaaaattctaccaggcgtcttcctctttcaattcttacccccaatccatattcacctactacgtttccttctctcccttttcctactgacgaattccagtcacccatgactattaaattttcatctcccttcactatctgaataatttctttgatttcatcatacatttcttcaatttcttcgtcatctgcagagctagttggcatataaacttgtactactgtagtaggcgtgggctttgtgcctatcttggccacaataatgcgttcactatgctgtttgtagtagcttactcgcattcctattttcctattcattattaaacctactcctgcattgcccctatttgactttgtatttataaccctgtattcgcctgaccagaagtcttgttcctcctgccaccgaacttcactaattcccactatatctaactttaacctatccatttccctttttaaattttctaacctacctgcccgattaagggatctgacattccacgctccggtccgtagaacgccagttttctttcgcctgataacgacatcctcttgagtagtccccgcccggagatccgaaagggggactattttacctccggaatattttacccaagaggatgccatcatcatttaacaatacagtaaagctccatgccctcgggaaaaattacggctgtagtttccccttgtttgcagccgtttgcagtaccagcacagcaaggccgttttggttagtgttacaaggccagatcagtcaatcatccagactgttgcccctgcaactactgaaaaggctgctgccccttttcaggaaccacacgtttgtctggcctctcaacagatacccctccgttgtggttgcacctacggtacggacggctatctgtatcgctgaggcacgcaagcctccccacaaacggcaaggtccatggttcatggtggggtgggggtgggggcggggacTCTGCCATGGTAATGCGCAGTTAAActgtgaagttaaaaaaaaaaaaaaaaaaacattttgattcTGTAGCTCTAGAACAAAAGCAGACTGAAATATGTCACAATGAGTCATGACAGAATTCACCCCTTTTCTGAAGGTTTTCAAGTTATCTGGTGTCAATAATAAACTAGCTTTTGGTAGTAAGTGTTATACTTCACTCACAACCCTGCCTTCGGATTTGAACTCTATTGTGGTTTCAATGTGACaacatcagaagaagaagaagaagaagaagaagaagaagctgaagcattttcAAATATAAAGTTATCTTTCCTTAATAACTTCTTCTGTACCACGGAAGAGTTCTCAAATAGAAACAAGCAGTTAATAAGAAACCCATAAATGGCCAACAGGTAACAAGATTTTGTTTTTTTAAACTGCCTATGCAATCTTTTGCTCAGTTAACAGTTGTACACCATGGCTATTGTGAAAGTCACATACGGAGCATCTAATAACTAATGAAATAAAGAAACCACATCAGAGCTTCCTAATAATAAAGCAGAACTGTAATGGCCAACAATTAAAAGCAGCTGAATTATAGGCATGGTGCGCCATGGGAAATACTGTTTCACCTCTGGTGGCTAATTTATTTATGAATTATTTAGAAGACATTTTACTATCTTTTGTGGCTTTGGCTTTACAACCAACTGTGTTCTGGACATAAAAAGGAATAGCATTGGGCTCAGTGGTCAGACTATGAGTTTCCATTACAACAGCCATACGGCATCTAGTCAAAACACTGGAACAAGAAACAATGATGTCCCAGGCATATCCCCACTAGAAGTTGAAAAGTATTACAACTAGATTATGAATCAAATGATAAAGAGCCTGCCGTGCATTACCTCACATTGATGTTTACAGAAACACCTGGCACGCCTTTTCCATATGTCATTAAAGCATATGTCGAAATCTGGTCAACCAATGTTGCTGTGAATCCACCATGCAGTGTACCACCCACATTCTGATGTTCTTGTGCAACAGTGAATTCTGCCAGACATTTTCCCTCACCCGCAGATATTATGCGTATCTGAAAATGGAAAGTCGATGGTGTTAAAGCGAAAACAAAGAgaaacaaaatgtaaatattgaataatttccagaatgaattttcactcttcaaCAAAGTCTTTGCCGATTTGTAACTTCTTGTCAGATTAGAACTCTTCACCAGACTCGTACCTGGGACCTTTGGCCTTTGTGAGCAAGTTCTCTATAGACTGTGCTATCCAAGACTGACTCACCGTCACATatttacttccaccaataccttTTTCCCTACCTAAtccaccagaaagtttcaaattagAGTACATTCCACAGCGCAGTGAAAATTCACTCTGAAAACAATCCCCTGGTTGTGGCTAAgtcatttttctgcaatattatttCCTCCAGGAGTGATAGTGCTGCAAGGTATGCAGGGGAACTTCagcgaaatttggaaggtagggatgttctggcagacgtaaagctgtaaGGGTAAGTTGTGAGTCTTTGAGAGTTCAGGGGGGAGGCAAATGCAATTATTTTGCAGATAAATTGTCCTAGAAAACAAATTCTACAAAAACTGAGTACCATAATTGGCAGTACTTAATTTAGTTTCAATAAGTATGAAAAATATGTATCTCCAAAGCCTAACAAACCATACTTATTGTACATGTAACCTGCATATAAAATTCTAGGTATAACTGGGAGAGTTATTTTGCCTTTGCAAATCAAAGCAAAACATTATGTTAGCACAGAAGTTATGGACTGCTACAATCAAGCAATATGTTTGGTATAACTAATGCTTGAAGCAAATTAGAATAACACTGTTACTACAGCAGTTCTATGTACACTGAAATGCTACATTAGAAAATACGAAGACATGTCTTATTCATGTGCAACGTGACTAGACATCAACATACCTACACTCATTCCACTACATGCTTAGAAATAACATGGTTGAGGGCACAGTGTGGATTTCTAAATGGTTCTGATATTGAgttacacatacacacatagaatGAGAAGTTACTTGactctttgcaaaataaattaCAAGCAACTTGTatattcagtgatctgtcaaaggcatctgactgcataaaatgcaACATCCTATTCAATAAATTATAATACTACATTGTCTCAGGAAGTTATGTGAAATGTTTCAAGTAATATTTATCCAAGAATATAGTCCTGTATCCAAAAGGCACATTCCCTGTTGTATAGTCTGTTTTGTTTGCAGTTGGTACAAACATTTGATGAATAGGATATGAAATGTAGTTTTAAAAAGATGAGATGTTGAGTTtcaaacaggcacaatgaaaatcctgctatacatttaagctttcagtcAGAAGGCCTTGTCCTGAACACAAAGAGTTTAACAAAAGCTTTTATTGAATTTCCACAGGCATTAATAAATGACCAAATCATTGTCattaattctaaaaaaaaaaaagttcagaacttgtaagaggttacATGTATGGGAGTACAAGCACATGCAAGAGGTCGGACAGTGTCAAATTCTTGGAAGTATGAATGATAAATTTGGTTGGTGGGAAATACAACTAAACTGCTGCAACTTCCATACAAAtttttgtttacatgcaaatttcaGAGCCCTGAAGTCTGTATCACAAATCAATTGTGGTAGAAATTCATGAACACCTTGCTGCAGCATGGTCAAAGAACTGGATACATTAATAACTGCTTCTCAGTATACTTAATCCTTAATGAAGTTTGACGTTAATAATATACCTCTCAAGTCAACAGTTCAGGTTTATGCAGTTaataacagtaacaacaataatCTGTGTAAAGACTTAAAATCACTTACTTAGGTCCACTAAGGTGTCCATTACTGAGGAACACCAATTTTCAATGAATTCACAGCAACCAcaaaaatgttacattacttataAAGTTCAAGACAGGCCAAAAGGGTTTATCTGTGAACAATTCCTTCTATTTTAACAATGAATTTCTTAGCAAGACCAACTGATGTAGGCCTACTTGATATTAGCGATTTCACTGTAGTAATGCTATGCATAGATATATCTACAAAATGGATTCAGATAAAAACAGAAAACCAGTATATTACATAAATAGAAGTAGTGACTGCTAGAATGTTTACTGAAGCCCTACAGGAATAACAGCTGCACACAATTACAGGAAACAGTGCTTATGAAAACTTAAGCTTATTGCAAACACATTCTTCATACTAAGTTGTATATCTCCTAAAGGAAAGAGGCAAAAACATGGGAAGGTTAAATTATGTTGTATACTCTGAGCTTTTGAACCCACAGTCTAAAGCAATAAACAATCGGTAACAAAGGGCTGAAACTCCATATGCCAGTACCGCTGGCTTTggaaaaaagaaaactggaaacagAACCAAAGGTGAGCAGTGCCCCAGTACTGTAATTATTATGTATCTCCAATCTTTCTTAACACTATCACGCAAAAGTGACCAGATCAAATCTCTGTACTTGCAATATAATATACCGGTAACTGTTTGTGTCTgttgacaaaaaaattaattacactttgaTATATGATAATACATGAAAAAGATAAGAATAGTCTTCAGTTTGGAATCTAAATTTGAATGGAATATGAATCGGACGAGAGATTCAGTTTAATAGTATCCTCACTTATAAATGCTCAGTCATGCACACACAGTGGGATTTCGAAGAATGCTTTCGTTTTCCGTCTGAGTGCGTGCACCTCTTATTCTTTTAACAGAAAATTGTACCGGTGTTCTCATTATCGTTGGTTCATCGCCTTGAGTAATCTACTAAACGTAACGTCCTTCACCGCTTACGCCACATCGCGCCACAAATTACTAGTGCTTCCACAAGGTTGTATTAAAACTCaccttgtttagcagtctttcaaACCCATTTGCCTCAACACATCTTTTGGCTATAGATGCAATAAA from Schistocerca nitens isolate TAMUIC-IGC-003100 chromosome 5, iqSchNite1.1, whole genome shotgun sequence includes these protein-coding regions:
- the LOC126260106 gene encoding acyl-coenzyme A thioesterase 13-like, whose product is MAGQGANFIASIAKRCVEANGFERLLNKIRIISAGEGKCLAEFTVAQEHQNVGGTLHGGFTATLVDQISTYALMTYGKGVPGVSVNINVSYMKPASAGEEVIIDAQTLRAGKTLAFLEVDLKKKATGELIAKGSHTKFIGF